tttgttttagaggTACCCTGTCATGAACTTAGTGCTGGAGAGGTGAGAATTTTGACCTGTTAGTGGTGCTACATGAAGAGTCAGGGGATATCCAAAGTCCTCAGGAGTTATCATCCTGATGCTATGAATCCCTGTAACAAattccatggcaatccatccaatagttgttgtgATACAGTCAGTGAACCAAAGTGTTAAACTAACGCTGCCACCTCTTGAAACAAATAAAGCACAGTAAGTGGTCAATTCACTAGTTTACCTGTATTTTATTGGTGTTGTTGTcctttcaaatatttaaatagaCATAGTAAACACACAAAAGTCAAAGTCAGAGCTCTTGTATTGCGCCAACACTACTTGAAGTTGTTAACCTTATACAGCCCGTTTTACATGATATATCTTCCCTTTGCCATATTGGTCCCATCTAAGCATTTGTGTGAATGATCTATGAAAGGTGTTTAGATTGAAGCTAGAAAATCCATCCATTGTACTCCGTTCCTGGCCTTGTAAAGTAAAGTATGCTGTcgtatggatgtgtgtgtttgtgtgttgctctGAAAAGGTTACACTTGGTGTGTGTCCCTCTGGCTCTATGTTCAACACTGACTGTGACTGATTAAGGGAAAAGTGTGTCTGTTCAATGTAAACGTGGTGGTAGGGCTGTGACAGGTAGATCGCTACTTGGTCCCACAAGTGCAATTCTCTATGAAAGACACAGTCCTTAACAAGACATCCATAACATCCATTGTCATAAGGTGATGATAGTCACTCCAAGAAAATATAGcagtaaattatttaaaatgacattaaatcTGTGGCATAAACATGAATACTAGTTTTTGCATTTCTGTTGCACCTAcattgtggggtttttttcatATTACTGTAATTCAGGGTTAGGAGTTCATGAGAAATTCCACAATATCCAATTGCATATCAAAGAAGTGCATTCTGCACCCTCTTGTTATTCCTCTACACTTAATAGACTTGAAAGATTTTCAGTATGTACACTTCGTCAGGACAAAGATCAGCTCCTCCTCTGAGATGATGTTTCTTACAAATATAGATTGTCCCATCCAGCTAAAGGCTGAGCCAGTTAAATGTTGTGTCGTCCAGTTAAAGGGAGGGATATCAGGTATTTATATCACTGTGCAGGTGAATCCTCTGTGATGTACATCACCATAACATGATGCAGACGTTATGGTTTGTAAAAGCTGAGCCAAAGTTCTTAATGTGGTTGTCACACCGAGTGCGACCACACCTGTGTACGTCCTCTTTCAAGGTTTCAAGGGAAGAGACCCCATGTAAACTTCATCTCCCAGAAGTGTTAGCTGCACAAAGGAGATCTTACCTGATCTACCTGACAATGCAGCTCAGACCTGCATACAGTAAGTGATTAGACAAATGATGGAGGAATAAACTCAATTCACTTCTTTTATATGTAGAGTATTATATCAAGACACATCtcttacatatttatttttataaaggactacatttttcctttaaataattaaatataaacactatatattGGTCTTATAACCtctatacatttttattatctttttttttctttagatgCTCAGTAAGAAAACCAGAGCTGCAGGCCCAGTGCAGACCCTTAGTGATCAACTCATGGTCCTTAATGTTCTCATAGCAgcataatgtattttaaatcttGTTCTGATTTCATTATAATGTACTCATCTCACTCTAATAGGATTGCACGTAATGCTCTGTGAGCATCACttcaaaatcaattaaagatGCTCTTTCATTTCACAATGTCAGCATTTATAGTCTCCAAAGTTTAAGGCAAagtgcacatttttaaaaaaatcacattactCTCTTGAAGCActaacaaagaaagaaaaatgctgCTACTATCCAGCCTTCTATTCTATTTATCAACAAGGGAATATGCTATAATTAATTTCTCTGCATAGAGAATTCACAAACGTGTTCTTTTTGTTGGTTATTAAACTGGTCGGTTTCAAATGAAAGGCCTTCCCAAAAGACCGATCCATCAATATAACTGGCAAACAAAGGTAgattaaaaagcaaaagcaaaaatgtgTAATGCTAAAATTTATATGCCTAGTAATATAACTATGTGATACATGTGTCAAAAAGCTGTAGGTTTTTGGGCATATTTTATAGCACCTTTAGAAAGACTAAGGTATAATATCATTAATCATCTATCTGTGATGAAAGAATACAGACTACCTCGATCCCTGCTGTAGGTCTGCATGTGTTTACAGGGAGTTTGGGTGTGTGTTGGTGCTAGATTTTCTGTGAGAGTCAGGATATGTCTAGAATATTAATGACCTCTTTACACCCCTGATTGCCTTGCCCTTAGGAGCAGaatgatgaaagagaaaattgGGAATAGCGAGTCAGAGGTGAGTCTCAGGGCTTTTCTCCCAGCATCCCTGTCTGGGGATGAAATTTATCCTCCAGCCTGTTTGCTCATTGCAAACTCAGTGTGAGCTCTTATGTAACATAGACAGAGGCCCACTGGAGTAAACTCTATATTGTTGGTGCAGTATCATTTATTCCTTACATTGGCGCAATCATTAAATTTTTAAAGGGTTTCATCCTCTATCTTTGAGCTACAACAAACTTTCAACCCTAAACTACCTTCCTTGACTGACAAGTGAAAACTCAAGAGTGCTTGCTACTTCCCTGAAATGAGCATGGTGATATGCAGAGATATATAGTACAGTCAAATCAAAAGTTTATGAGGTAGTGTACAGAGCCCTCTCTGACAACACTGCTCCCCTGGTCCCTCGGTGAGAGCTAACTCAGTTTGGGCATCAATAGACAAAGCATGACATTTTACAGGGTTGGAATGAGCGCAAGATCTGCTGTCTTAGTCTCTTTGTGTGCTGGAAGGGGGCCAAGAGCACATCTATAACCCCCCCTGTGCCACTGACTGAACAGAGGGGCTGCCAAGTCAGTGTTTGGCACACCACGGATAAACTCCACCACAGTCATAGACTAAATCCCCAAAGGAAGATTTCAGATACCTAATGGGGATTAGACAAACTAAGAAGGCAGGTTGTGGGGAATTTATGAATAATTGAGCTCAAGGAAGccagcaaacaaataaatgcgCAACAAGggaaatgtcaaaacaaaagcCTTTGAGTTTACTCATGTGAAAAAGGTGCATTAGAGGGATATTGGGGTTTGAATacactgttgtgtttgttttactgaatgctgcgtgtgtgaatgtgtgtgtgtgtgtgtgtgtgtgtgtgtgggtgccaGCCTTGAGGTGGCCATCAGCATTCAGGAGTCAGCAGAGGTATCAAGGTAACAGCAGCGAGCACGACAGAGGAAAGGGATTAATTGTCACCTTTACCTCAGCATTTCCATCAGTAAACTGTGCTCATTAGATCAGAGCAGTTTGCTCCTTGGAATCCACCAGAGACCGTTTAGCTCACATCTTTCACAGAGGAGGTTAAGAGTTGCTTTAAGACACAACTATACACAAACAGCATCAAGTTGGGAACAGCATTATCTGCTTAGATGCTAGGGGCATGCACGTACATGTGTGTCAGaataaaaatgcacattaaaataatagTGTTAGTGTGCAAGACTGGAGCAGATGGTTTCCCACATAAAGATGGATGAACTTGTTGAGTGTGTAGTGACGcagtgtgtgcacatgatgaTGTATATTTCTTTGAAACAACTTACTTATGATTTATATACAAAGCTAGTATTCTCACTATATCACTGCAAAACAGTCTTATTCGTCACAGTTATTTAGTCTTTTATTCAGTCCTTATGTTATGGTTCTATCCCAGTTTGGCTCTATGTTCCTTAGCTGCCATtatccaccagtccaccagagaCCCTCAGCTTTTgtgggagaaagacagagacttTGAATATTAGGATGAACTGACCTTTTAATTCTATGTTGTGATGTTACATTGCCATAGATGccctttgtgtttattgatctGCCCTCTATCGATAGTCATGGATAGATTGAAGGGGAATCTGTAGGTGGACAGAAGGTGGATGTTCTGTAAATATCTAACATGCTAAAATGATTCGACAGTATCAGTCTGTCAGATTTTTGTTGTTCCTTATGTTGGTTTCACCTGTATGtttgaaagtttaaaatgtTAGTGTGATTTATTGAAGAGAGGATTTTGTGTCTGGGTTTTTGGTtcactctgtgtttttcctcttgtgttcCCAGCCCATCAcactttccctccacacctgccctgcattagtctcgttagccctgccctgctctctgtgtctttcCCAGCCTATCAGCCCCTTTCCTGTTCTgttccacctgcacctcatccccttgtcagtttagtttgtatttaagtcctggttttcaatTTAGCGTggttggatcctttgttctgctCGGTTTGTTTTGCGCTGCTCTGCATTGTTCAGTTTAGCTCTCCTTGCACTCCAGCCTAAATAAAGAAGTATGTTCTCCAGCCTCGCTCAGCCTGcagtctcctgcatttgggtccacctgttCCGCTCCACCTAACACTTTAACATAttcttttctcaaaaaaatCTGCAATTCGGGGTGAGATTTTTTATTCACCTGATTCCAAAACAAATCACTCATGTAATTTCCTTGATATTAGTTCATTAGAAACTCAATTCACACCTCTCTGCACAATTCttgaaaggaaaggaaaagtgatATCACCTCACCCCATTAGCAGAggtttttaatgtattaaaaaagtcataaaggctgaatatacagtaatacTGAATAACTCAGAAGACTGCTGTGTTAATATTGATGGTACACTGATAAATCTGTGGACACTGACACTGCTGGGGATGATTTTCCACTGATATGGCCACTTCTCAGCCTCAGGACTATTGTTACGGTAAATAAACCTACTTATCCTCAAAGTTTTGTCATTGAAACGTAGCTAGTTTGTTTCTTGAGGCACAGCATGACAAAAAGGGTTCAGAATTTTAATGTCAGTGTAGTGTCTTCGGATAATTACAGAGGGCAGTTGACCATGAAATTCAACCCACCTTGTTATTCAATGACATTTGAATTATTGGAATTGCTCACAGACTCATCGGTTTAAAAGGCCAGCCCGTGGTTGTgtatttgtgcgtgtgtgtgtgtgtgtgtgtgtgtgtgtgtgtgagtgagagtgagagagagagagagagagagaaagagagaggggagaaagagaaagagaaggagagagtaTAGTTTCTTTAACTTCTATTCTTGTGACAGCCAGTTTGAGCTTAAGAAGCggggacatttttcacaaggTGAGGTCATTTTGCCCTTCTGTATGTTATCAAGGGGCCAGTTTACGGTCAGGGACTTAATTGAATCAACAGAAGGTTCTTCTTAGCTATACAAGGGCACAAAGACATGAACAAGTGTGTCTGCATGAATGTTTGTAGCCGTGTGTCTAAATAACAATCACTAgcagtttgtcattttcaaacAAGACTCTGTAAAACTCACAGAGTGACTTTACGATGAGTAATACAGTGTAGGCAGAGGTATTAATTCTCCATATTgtgcacatgtactgtatatccatAATCAGATGAATGTatgtgctgcagtgtgtgtgtgtgtgtgagctgtgagCTTTGAGCCCTGACCTTATTGATATTCCAGTGGACTATACGTATTGGAGGGATAGGATCCCTGTTGACTCAATTAGGGCAGCATATTGTTCTGCAAAGCATTGAATAATGTGGGAAGAGAGACATTGACACCATCTGAGTCTGAATATAAATGACCGTGTGCTCACATAAATTAATCTTCTTTAAATTATGAGCTTTAGCAtcaatgtatatgtatattgtaTGTCATGTATATTTCAGGCTTGATTGACATGCTTCAGTAAAGCACTGAAAGTCAAACTGTATCGACTCCTTAATCAGAATAATATTAGCCGACCCAGTAGTTACAATCTATACCACCTGCCCAAAGGGATAACGTAGGCTATGGAGTAATTTTACAGTATTGTGTGGCATAAAATGTAGAGGATTGTAAGCTCAGGCTCAGTAAGCCTGAGtattacagttcacagaaattGACTTACTGTACGTGCTGCACCTGCTTCTCCTCAGTGCAGACAGTGATTGCTCTGAGAGTTTTTCCACCGAGGcccttttgttttgctttgctttcatGAGTAAACTTACATGTAGAGATGATTACCAGACTCAGTAGACACAGAGGTCAGAGAGGaatgcaaacagaaaatatcATGGACCAAGATATACTGTAGCTCAGTGTCTGCAGGGTGAGCAGATAcagcaaaatattattttatgctctttttttcctgaGCTTTCTGTCTGtggtttaaaaaatattgtggAGTTTTGTGAGGCTCATCCTCtacattaatatgttttatgtctGCTTTGGTATTTCTACTATACAGGTAGTATTCTATGTCTCTAGGGTCCACTATTTCACTGGAGTAGAAGTCTTCACGGTTCCACTCAGTTCTAAGGAACAGTGACTCAACCCCGGACCTGAGTCACACCATGTCCAAATTAGGGTCCTGTTTTAGGTGTCAATTCTAATCATGTGGGATGTCATAATCACTGCAGGttgaacatatttttgaaatttacaatattaaattacagtatttttttggaatttgactaaaatattaaattggTTAGAAAATTATTATCTTCTGTCTATTCATTGCCCAATGGTCTGTAGAATGTGTCACTGTGCTGGAGATGAAAATAGGGTTTCCAATCATTTCTTTGAAGCatattaaattcattttttttaaacttcacaTTCTTAggacattattattaaattgctgctttttttttactgcagctgCTTGTTAATTGATGCCAGAGTTCTCTCTCTACTTAGGTCTGTTCAGGTCGAATTTAAATCTGATCTAATTATCCTCTGTCTGTTCTGATGTTTTATGAGAGTGAATTTATGCACGTTTTCACCAGTCAATTTTGGATCAGGTCAAACATTTTGGACCTGCGATAACCTCTACTCTGGCGGGTGTCCACAATTTAGGAGGGTCCATAAAAACTCCAGCTAATGTGGTTTCAGGGGCCCTTGAATTGTTATATACGCCCCTGCTGGGATATAGCAATTGCCTTGATAGGTGGAAATTACAGTATATTGGTTGCACAGAAGCGCACTTACTGTTTGAATGGTTGGATAGCAAGCTCCTCTATTTCAGCCCAGGAAACCATTTTGTCAATGAATTTTGAGTGATGACAGAGGGATAtttcaggggttttttttctcatcagtgAGTGATCCAGACTCTGCGCATCGTTTTGCATCCTGATCGAGGTGTCCCATAAATGCAGTTTTTGGTCCACAAACCGCCCtgcgcagagagagagagagagagagagagagagagagagagagagagagagagagagagagagagagagagagagagagagagagagagagagagagagagagagagagagctgctcctcctcctcctcctcctcctcctcctctgtctcttcccACCACTCATCCCGAAAAGCCAAGGTACGACGGTCTTGTCGGCTCCTCTCATCATTTCTCTCCTCGCATAATGGAAACTGAATTACAGCAGCTGTGGTACGTTCGTCTCCGGTACTTTTCCGCTCTCACCTCAGCAGCAGCGTTTATCTGATGTGGCTCATCTCTTCGCTAAATAACTTCTTTCccggtattttttttttccagacacgCTTTCATAAATATCCAAACCTACGACGACTTGTAACTCAACTGCTTTGGAACAAGGTTTCTTTGGATGGAGAATTTTAAATCGGTGAGTTGTTAATTGAAGACTATATTGTAGATGAAACTGTCAGCAcacagtttgtgttgtttagttATCAACCTGTTCAGTAGATTGTAACGCGTTTGCTTGTACCGTGTTGAGGGTTAGTAGCCAATTTGCCATCTGTTATTGTCAAAAATACTTGTTGAGAATCGTGTATCTAAACCAGATTCGTTAAATGAATCGGGACAATCATAGTTTCATCAATCttgattagaaaaaaaaaagatgcatcaGCTGAGAAACTCAACAGGTTTTGACGAATCGCTTGCTTGTATCTCTTAAGAAGAATCTCTTAAtaaatatttcctgtttgtaACAGagtcttaaacacacacacaaaactaacaATGTACAATATTTTATGATGCAGTTGCTTGCTTGCCTTCAGTTTCTAAACTAGGCTATAAGATGCAGTCAACTGCGGTCCTGAGAAGGCTGCTTCTCTACTGTAACCCAATAGAGGGGATCTGAGAAATATAACCTTAAAGTAATTACGGGGAAGATGATGCTTATTGGAAATTGCAATATGTTCCTCTAATCTCATGAAAGCTTTCTAtgtcaaacagaaatatattttatattgtgcaCTGTAAATGTTTCTCAGCCTAAGTGTGatgttaaatgtatttccaTAAAAAGatactttttcttctctcagctAGACCGCCTCATTAGACTATGggttgctttgtttgtttttatctcaattGTTACATCCATTCCCTTTTCTCACTGGTTCACTTTTTCCACTAGATCGGTTTCTTTAACACCacttttccatctctctctctcacatcttCATCGCAACACTCATGTATCTCAAATTGTCttccattttttctgttttctcattgcctcctctcactctctcccccGTCACGATCTCAACAGCGCTCCCCTCCTTCTTACCCTCACAgactccttccctctcttccttttaGATGGTGAATGAGCTGAAGTCAAGCTGGTTGTGAAGGTGCTGGACTTGTTCCCCCCTACGCCCCAGGCCGGACACAGCATGGCAGCGGGAGTAGCGGCATGGCTTCCCTTTGCCCGGGCGGCAGCGATTGGCTGGATGCCCGTGGCCAATTTGCCCATGCCAGTGGCGCCCACTGAGAAGAACAAGCGGCAGGATGAGCTAATCATTCTCAATGTCAGTGGACGGCGCTTCCAGACCTGGAGGAACACGTTGGACCGCTATCCAGACACCCTGCTGGGCAGCTCGGAGAAGGAGTTCTTCTACAATGAAGAGACCAAAGAGTACTTCTTTGACCGGGACCCTGACGTGTTCCGCAGCGTGCTCAATTTCTACCGCACAGGCAAGCTCCACTACCCGCGCTACGAGTGTATCTCCTCCTATGATGAGGAGCTGGCTTTCTTTGGCATCGTCCCAGAGATCATCGGTGACTGCTGCTACGAAGAGTACAAGGACAGGAAGAGGGAGAATGCAGAGCGTCTGATGGATGACCAAGAGGACAACAAGGACGCTAAGCTGCCCAACATGACCTTCCGGGAGACCATGTGGCGGGCTTTTGAGAACCCCCACACTTCAACCATGGCCCTTGTCTTCTACTACGTCACTGGCTTCTTCATAGCTGTCTCTGTCATCACCAATGTGGTGGAGACGGTGCCCTGCGGCTCTGTGCCCAACCAGAAGGAAGTGCCATGTGGTGAACGCTACACCGTGGCCTTCTTCTGCATGGACACGGCCTGCGTCATGATCTTCACCGTGGAGTACCTGATGCGCTTATTTGCTGCGCCCAGCCGCTACCGCTTCATGAGGTCCGTTATGAGCATCATCGATGTGGTGGCCATCTTGCCCTACTACATCGGCCTGGTGATGACTGACAACGAGGACGTGAGTGGCGCTTTTGTGACACTCCGTGTTTTCCGTGTGTTCCGTATCTTTAAGTTCTCCCGGCACTCGCAGGGCCTGCGCATCCTGGGCTACACGCTGAAGAGCTGTGCCTCGGAGCTGGGCTTCCTGCTCTTCTCCCTCACTATGGCCATAATTATCTTTGCTACCGTCATGTTCTACGCAGAGAAGGGGTCAAGCTCCAGCAAATTCACCAGCATCCCAGCCTCCTTCTGGTACACCATCGTTACTATGACAACACTCGGGTAAGAGTAGACACTTCTTTTAGCTGGATGCGagtgctgcgtgtgtgtgtgtgtgtgtgtgtgtgtgtgtgtgtgtgtgtgtgtgtgtgtgtgtgtgtgtgtgtttgtgcaagtgCCTGTCTGTGTGAATGGGTATGTGTATTTACTTTGTGAGTAAATGTTTGATTATGATTCGACTTGAAATGTGTGTCTGGCTCCGTGGCCGAAAAACCTACAACTGCTTCCATAGTCAGTGCCACCCTTTCCAAGATATACAGTTCTTTGCAAACTTTACGCATGATGATAAGAGACTACAGAGAAATGTCAGTTTTCAGTAGACTGTGTCCATCGTGTTTGTACAGCTGACAGTATTCTTCTGAGGGAAAAGCAGCCATCAAGATGTTCTCTTCTCTCACAGAAATGGCTGTGGCACTGCCTGCCCTTTATATACCACCGATAAGAcgaagagacagagaaagacataGATTACAGAAGTAGAGAATGTGGGAAAGTTGAAAGCAATGTAGTGAAACCAAAACATTGGATAGGGAATAGAAATTATATCATTACTTTCCTCTCTAACCTGCGCTATGGTTAGCAGCCATGCGCTTTCAGAATGAACTGAAACAGTGACTTCGCATTCTGAgagccctcctcctcctccctcagtcCCTCTTTATGAGTTACACTACATTTGCCGGCCTTGAAAATTAAGTGCCTCTTGCTACAAAGGCTCTGATGCTGCATATCAAAATGCTCTACAAATGAGTGGTTCAGTTATTTGCATTCGGGTAACAGGCATAGATAATTACTGCTTTTAACATACACTTTTTAATGGCATACATGTTTCCATTATTCATTGAATGCCCAATTAACCTGCAGCCCACggctgctgttattgttttctttacaaACTCATGAATTGACTTTGATTGAGTTTTACAAGATGTACATATAGGGCATTTGGATGTATGTGTGAGTTATGTCTTCCAgcctgtttttcttcatttttatgtcATCATATATTTCCACCAGTCATTTTATGGAAGTGAGGGGAACCACACATATATCATTAATTTTACACtgcgtgcatgcacacacacagagactcacAGTTCTGTGATGCGGCACTATTAGGCCTAAtggtaatgtgttttatgagcGTCCCCTGTTGTGGATGTGTGAGTCAGACTGAGAGGCTGACAAATTGCAGCATCCTGCTAAATGTCAGAGTCATGGAGGCCATAAATGGCTCTGAGCTCATTGCTGTGACACACTTGGCACCCTGTCATTGTGCCCTGCCATTCACAACCTGCCCGGAAAATCTGGTGTTGAGCAGATGTTTGATTCTGGATCGGTTGTTTGGTATTTGGACAGAGAAATTGCCCCTTAATTGTAGAAAATTGCATGAAATTCTTTGCTATATTGACTGTTAATTTtgtaaaacacacagcagcttgCTTTGGTGTCCATGTTGGCCCGATTTCTCACACGCAGTACATATTTTCCCACTGGAGTGAGACCTGAGACACTAAACTGGTCTCCTGTTGCTTTTACAGTAGCATTGTGGAagagaagagtgtgtgtgtgtgtgtgtgtgtgtgtgtgtgtgtgtgtgtgtgtgtgtgtgtgtgtgtgtgtgtgtgtgtgtgtgtgtgtgtgtgtgtgtgtgtgtgtgtgtgtgtgtgtgtgtgtgcgcgcgcgtgtgtgtgttaagaggGGAGTAGTTGTTGAGCTTGGCCTCATCAATAAAGTAGGGGCCAGAAGTGGGTGTCAGAGTGACTAATGATGTGGCCCACTGCATCTGCTGACTAATGTAAACCTGCCTGACATTCTGGTCTCTCCTCTTGGTTTAcgtcataaacacacatatactaaccctgtatgtgtgtgtataacatTTCTGTGTATAATATTTGTGTAACGTTTGCCTGCATGTTATAAGGCAaggcagttttatttataaagcacatttcatacacagagGTAGATTCAAGGTGCTGGACCTTGCATGTTGGTTTTCGGGGGTCAATCAATGAATGTGATTTCTGATTCACGAGCAAGTTCTGCGACTCTTTCCACCACCAACTTGCATTGTAATCTGTGGAAAAGCATCCCGACTAGCTGTGCAGCAGTTAATACTCAACTGACTATCTAAATAAGATAAAAGCTAGTTCCCACAGACAATGTTTTCCTTGACTTGTCTTCCTGTCTAGGTGCCTGAGGGCTTAGTTTTGTGCTGTAGAGTGTGTGTTCAGCTTTGTTCTCCTCCTGCAGATACTAGTATCATCTGCACTCTAatgtttaaaggggacctattatgctcattttcatctctatatttttattctgggactcactgtagttgtagttttgcatgattcacaCAATGAAACTCCttgtttatcttatactggccctatatgcagcccctcagttcagcctctctctctaacaggcagtcttagcccctgtctctttaaggcccccctcccaatgagcccactctgttctgacgTACATTTACCACATTATTTGACACCttggccacgtttaatatgaacattgtAGCAgcatatatatgactgaaaataaggaaaagcataataggtcccctttaagttaCTGCTAACTTGTATGCTTTTGCcccagtgtttgtgctgcacACTAGTGTTCATTAGTAAAATAGAAACATGGCAACAAGGATGCCCTACCTTTGCCACATGCGTGCTGCCTTCCCACTGTGGCTTTTTGAGTGTGTTTATCTGACTATAATCCGGCCTCAATCAGAATCCATAATCCCCTTCAACAATGGGCAATGAAATACCAGGTGAATAGCTTTTTGAAGTGTGGCTCTCTTCTGTCCCACTGGAAATGGAAATTGCTCTTAATGACAACAGTATGTCAGAAGAGAAGGCAAATGGAGACTGGGCTGACAGGAGAGGGAGCAATAGAGGGGATAGACAAAAAGTCTGTTTATTGCATCTGACTTTTAATAtagttttttatatatatcaaAACCAGATTGGAGCAAGATGAAATTGCAGGGGACGTATTTTGGTATAAAATCCTCAAAAGCAGACCCTGTTGGCTATATTGTTCCTTTTGACCAACCGGACAAAATAAGGTTTAAGCAACCAACCAAGCGAGATAGCAAGCCATCAACCAACACAGCCATCCTTGCCTGTGTTCACTCAATAGCTAAAAAGCTTAGCTGAAATCCTGCAAATGAAGGGCAGGCAGGCACACAGTGGTGAGGCTTTAGCTAAATCAGAGACATTTAGGCAATAGGACCTGTGAGGGATTTTATTCCCTAAGTTGTTAAACAAATtgattttgacctttttgaatGACAATAACTTTGAGCATTTGTCATATTTGATTGAACCTGTTTTATAAAGAGTTGTCTGACTGGGGAGGAGGCAGAACGGTTTATAGCAACTGCTAAACCTCAGCTTTTCATTACGGGTCCATCAAGACTTCATGTACTGTAGTTCACATCTTCATTTGcattgtgaaagagaaaactagGCTTAATTATCTCAGTGTGATCCAAGTGCAGCAGTTAAGTTTGTAATGATCTCTAACAAGACTTTTCATCTTTgtatttattatcttttatcATCATAATCTGTTTAgagaatatttttcatattggaTAATGTTCAGCCATGAGACCAGGTGCTTTAATTGCTTCAACTACATTTTAATCATAGTAAGTCTAAAATGTTATCACAATTGAATGTCTAAATACAGTGGCAAACGTTCAGTACACTAATATCCTCTTTGAAAATCCAGATAAAGGCTATTTAAAAGTATTCAAGAGccgtgta
This window of the Thunnus albacares chromosome 5, fThuAlb1.1, whole genome shotgun sequence genome carries:
- the kcnd3 gene encoding potassium voltage-gated channel subfamily D member 3 isoform X2; this encodes MAAGVAAWLPFARAAAIGWMPVANLPMPVAPTEKNKRQDELIILNVSGRRFQTWRNTLDRYPDTLLGSSEKEFFYNEETKEYFFDRDPDVFRSVLNFYRTGKLHYPRYECISSYDEELAFFGIVPEIIGDCCYEEYKDRKRENAERLMDDQEDNKDAKLPNMTFRETMWRAFENPHTSTMALVFYYVTGFFIAVSVITNVVETVPCGSVPNQKEVPCGERYTVAFFCMDTACVMIFTVEYLMRLFAAPSRYRFMRSVMSIIDVVAILPYYIGLVMTDNEDVSGAFVTLRVFRVFRIFKFSRHSQGLRILGYTLKSCASELGFLLFSLTMAIIIFATVMFYAEKGSSSSKFTSIPASFWYTIVTMTTLGYGDMVPKTIAGKIFGSICSLSGVLVIALPVPVIVSNFSRIYHQNQRADKRRAQKVQKARLARIRISKTGSSNAFLHSKRNGLFNEALELTSSTEEEQRLSKSASLLESQHHHLLHCLEKTTNHEFVDEQYYQQSYLEAGLQNYPSRSPSLSSQDGVTGTCCTRRSKKHHTPLPNASAPAHMQPLTHTHTHQQGLQELSTIHIQPLSTSRSSLNMRVDEQAPLNCQSSQITTAIISIPTPPVTTPEGDAHLPAGPAHQNVVKVSAL
- the kcnd3 gene encoding potassium voltage-gated channel subfamily D member 3 isoform X3, with the protein product MAAGVAAWLPFARAAAIGWMPVANLPMPVAPTEKNKRQDELIILNVSGRRFQTWRNTLDRYPDTLLGSSEKEFFYNEETKEYFFDRDPDVFRSVLNFYRTGKLHYPRYECISSYDEELAFFGIVPEIIGDCCYEEYKDRKRENAERLMDDQEDNKDAKLPNMTFRETMWRAFENPHTSTMALVFYYVTGFFIAVSVITNVVETVPCGSVPNQKEVPCGERYTVAFFCMDTACVMIFTVEYLMRLFAAPSRYRFMRSVMSIIDVVAILPYYIGLVMTDNEDVSGAFVTLRVFRVFRIFKFSRHSQGLRILGYTLKSCASELGFLLFSLTMAIIIFATVMFYAEKGSSSSKFTSIPASFWYTIVTMTTLGYGDMVPKTIAGKIFGSICSLSGVLVIALPVPVIVSNFSRIYHQNQRADKRRAQKVQKARLARIRISKTGSSNAFLHSKRNGLFNEALELTQLPYKMNLSDQSSTEEEQRLSKSASLLESQHHHLLHCLEKTTNHEFVDEQYYQQSYLEAGLQNYPSRSPSLSSQDGVTGTCCTRRSKKHHTPLPNASAPAHMQPLTHTHTHQQGLQELSTIHIQPLSTSNFHTR
- the kcnd3 gene encoding potassium voltage-gated channel subfamily D member 3 isoform X1; amino-acid sequence: MAAGVAAWLPFARAAAIGWMPVANLPMPVAPTEKNKRQDELIILNVSGRRFQTWRNTLDRYPDTLLGSSEKEFFYNEETKEYFFDRDPDVFRSVLNFYRTGKLHYPRYECISSYDEELAFFGIVPEIIGDCCYEEYKDRKRENAERLMDDQEDNKDAKLPNMTFRETMWRAFENPHTSTMALVFYYVTGFFIAVSVITNVVETVPCGSVPNQKEVPCGERYTVAFFCMDTACVMIFTVEYLMRLFAAPSRYRFMRSVMSIIDVVAILPYYIGLVMTDNEDVSGAFVTLRVFRVFRIFKFSRHSQGLRILGYTLKSCASELGFLLFSLTMAIIIFATVMFYAEKGSSSSKFTSIPASFWYTIVTMTTLGYGDMVPKTIAGKIFGSICSLSGVLVIALPVPVIVSNFSRIYHQNQRADKRRAQKVQKARLARIRISKTGSSNAFLHSKRNGLFNEALELTQLPYKMNLSDQSSTEEEQRLSKSASLLESQHHHLLHCLEKTTNHEFVDEQYYQQSYLEAGLQNYPSRSPSLSSQDGVTGTCCTRRSKKHHTPLPNASAPAHMQPLTHTHTHQQGLQELSTIHIQPLSTSRSSLNMRVDEQAPLNCQSSQITTAIISIPTPPVTTPEGDAHLPAGPAHQNVVKVSAL